From the Oncorhynchus clarkii lewisi isolate Uvic-CL-2024 unplaced genomic scaffold, UVic_Ocla_1.0 unplaced_contig_6576_pilon_pilon, whole genome shotgun sequence genome, one window contains:
- the LOC139394591 gene encoding uncharacterized protein — protein sequence MLYLTVKRETLIPRLYLFPSNPGQIQAVEQQEIKFQGSKRFPNTRPERSFKLKSSFRLNIPCSTSINPPRVHLIHRDTTPSFFRAVVKMTGIDIAMELFGDDETTAWKEIVPTDEYIADTSSTSLLLGAGGPARSAKLQLRSVRTEFVKRVSRPVLNELLDGLLQHTVINQEEMESVKVIAERAEKARDIIDMVLRKGTESCSRMINLLREIDPYLWSMLQLNSVGVPT from the exons ATGCTCTATCTGACAGTGAAAAGGGAAACATTAATTCCACGCCTATACCTGTTCCCCAGTAACCCCGGCCAGATACAG GCTGTGGAACAACAGGAAATAAAGTTTCAAGGGTCTAAAAGGTTTCCCAACACAAGACCAGAGCGGTCTTTCAAGCTGAAGAGTTCCTTCAGACTGAACATTCCCTGTTCAACCTCCATCAATCCACCG aggGTTCATCTcatacatagagacaccacaCCAAGCTTTTTCAGGGCGGTTGTGAAAATGACAGGGATTGACATTGCGATGGAATTATTTGGTGATGATGAGACGACAGCGTGGAAAGAAATAGTACCAACAG ATGAATACATCGCTGACACCAGTTCAACAAGT CTCTTGTTGGGGGCAGGAGGTCCGGCTCGTTCTGCAAAACTGCAGCTGCGTTCTGTACGGACAGAGTTTGTGAAACGAGTGTCAAGACCTGTCCTGAATGAACTGCTGGACGGACTCCTGCAACACACAGTCATCAACCAGGAGGAAATGGAGTCAGTGAAGGTGATAGCTGAGAGGGCAGAGAAGGCACGTGACATCATCGACATGGTGTTGAGAAAAGGAACTGAGTCGTGTTCCAGGATGATCAACCTTCTTCGGGAGATTGACCCCTATCTTTGGTCAATGCTTCAGCTTAACAGTGTTGGGGttccaacctaa
- the LOC139394586 gene encoding protein NLRC3-like — MSLSGEREEETTASKRSRYREREEETTASKMSLIGEREEGNTASRITQDTSSKSVQKPRAESPTTSLLSMRSDQPPAFSQEPLPDENNEVGSLDSEDALKITHNLLDRRSQTLLTVQQEIKAKLKHKYQHISEGIGHHGNQSLFKDIYTELYITEGGSGGLNNEHEVRQIEMASKKQTTQETPIKCNDIFKPLPGQDKPIRTVLTKGIAGVGKTVSVQKVILDWAEGKANQDIHFMFPLPFRDLNLKKDQYSLMQHISHYLSELKEIDSIEDGETKTVFIFDGLDECRLPLDFKNNEKCCDVTKPTSVDVLLTNLIKGNLLPSALLWITSRPAAANQIPPECVDQVTEVRGFNDPQKEEYLRKKIKDPNLASEIIKHMKTSRSLHIMCHIPVFCWISATVLEMMLKEAEKDEVPKTLTQMYSHFILFQIIAKNKKYNKATETNPKELSQSDKEMILKLAKLAFQQLQKGNLIFYEEDLRECGLDVTEASEYSALCTEIFKEECGLYQDKVYSFLHLSIQEFLAAVHALESCLDKKENVFSPTSDYDEKESIQLSDLHRTAVDQALKSENGHLDLFLRFLLGLSLESNQNLLRGLLTQTGSTTQTNEETVERTVRFLSDKIKEESSPERIINLFHCLNELGANSLVEDMQNSLHSGTLSETRLKPDQCSALAYLLLMSEEVLEKFKLKRYNTSEKGYQRLMPVVKTCKRALLDGCKLTYKSCETLVSIHQTPNCPLRELDLSYNDLEDRGVKLLCVGLTNPLCNIQTLVLAGCNLTYESCETLASALQTPNSPVRELDLSYNDLGDRGVELLCVGLTSPLCNIQTLVLGQCGLTEGCCSDLASVLSSPNSQLKQLELRDNDLQDSGVTLLSAGLKDPDYKLHTLGLSGCLVTEEGCAALSSALRSNPSHLKELDLSYNHPGDSAGELLSAALVDPTYKLMKLNVDHGGECRLKSGLRKYACHLTLDPNTVNPHLILSEGNRKVTWVLEKQHYEDHPDRFDCLFQVLCREGLSGGRYYWVVEMDGDQIYIGVVYKGMKRRGDEDDSWIGLNRKSWCLFCSDSGYDFYHPGVSVRRSISDPVPNRVGVYLDWSAGTLSFYSVSSSGTLTHLYTEHTRFTEPLYPGFGFEVSSSSVTLCQIDDRHNQR; from the exons atgagtctctctggggagagagaggaggagaccacTGCCTCTAAAAGGAGTCGatatcgggagagagaggaggagaccactgcctctaaaatgagtctaattggggagagagaggaggggaacactGCCTCCAGAATTACCCAAGACACCAGTTCGAAGAG TGTCCAGAAGCCCAGAGCAGAGTCACCTACAACCAGCCTGCTATCAATGAGGAGTGATCAGCCACCTGCTTTCAGCCAGGAACCATTACCAGATGAAAATAATGAAGTGGGGAGTTTGGACAGTGAGGATGCATTAAAGATCACACACAACCTTCTGGACAGAAGAA GTCAAACTCTGCTGACAGTCCAACAAGAGATTAAGGCTAAACTGAAACACAAGTATCAACACATATCTGAAGGAATTGGACACCATGGAAACCAAAGTCTGTTCAAAGAcatctacacagagctctacataACAGAGGGTGGAAGTGGAGGGctcaataatgaacatgaggttAGACAGATAGAGATGGCATCCAAGAAACAAACCACACAAGAGACACCAATCAAATGCAATGACATCTTCAAGCCCTTACCTGGACAAGACAAACCaatcagaactgtgctgacaaaaGGAATCGCTGGTgttggaaaaacagtctctgtgcagaaaGTCATCCTTGACTGGGCAGAAGGAAAAGCAAATCAAGACATTCATTTCATGTTTCCTCTTCCTTTCCGTGATCTGAACCTGAAAAAGGACCAATACAGTCTGATGCAACATATTTCCCACTACTTGTCAGAGCTGAAAGAGATTGACAGCATTGAAGATGGTGAAACCAAAACTGTTTTCAtttttgatggtctggatgagtgtCGACTTCCTCTAGACTTCAAAAACAATGAGAAATGCTGTGATGTCACGAAGCCAACCTCAGTGGATGTGCTGCTGACAAATCTTATCAAGGGgaatctgcttccctctgctctcctctggataaccTCACGGCCTGCAGCTGCCAATCAGATCCCTCCTGAGTGTGTTGACCAAgtgacagaggtacgagggttcaatgaTCCACAGAAGGAGGAATACTTAAGGAAGAAAATCAAAGATCCGAATCTGGCCAGTGAAATCATCAAACACATGAAGACgtcaaggagcctccacatcatgtgccacataCCAGTCTTCTGTTGGATATCAGCCACTGTCCTTGAGATGATGCTGAAAGAGGCAGAGAAGGATGAAGTCCCCAAAACTCTGACCCAGATGTACTCACATTTCATTCTCTTCCAAATCATTGCGAAGAACAAGAAGTACAACAAAGCCACAGAGACAAACCCCAAGGAACTGTCTCAGTCAGACAAAGAGATGATCCTGAAACTGGCAAAGCTGGCTTTCCAACAGCTGCAGAAGGGCAACCTGATCTTCTATGAGGAGGACCTGAGAGAGTGTGGCCTTGATGTCACAGAGGCGTCAGAGTACTCAGCATTGTGTACAGAGATCTTTAAAGAAGAATGTGGGCTGTACCAAGACAAGGTCTACAGCTTTCTgcatctgagcattcaggagtttctAGCAGCAGTGCATGCTTTAGAATCTTGTTTGGACAAGAAGGAAAATGTTTTCTCCCCCACTAGTGATTATGACGAGAAGGAGTCAATCCAGTTGTCTGACTTACACAGGACTGCAGTGGACCAGGCTCTGAAGAGTGAGAATGGACACCTGGACCTgttcctccgcttccttctgggtctctcactggagtccaatcagaatcTGTTACGAGGCCTtctgacacagacaggaagtacAACACAGACCAATGAGGAAACAGTTGAGAGAACAGTCAGGTTCCTTTCAGACAAGATCAAGGAGGAATCCTCACCAGAAAGGATCATCAACttgttccactgtctgaatgaacttGGTGCCAACTCTCTAGTTGAAGACATGCAGAACTCCCTGCATTCAGGAACTCTTTCAGAAACAAGACTAAAACCTGACCAATGTTCAGCCCTGGCCTACCTGTTACTGATGTCAGAGGAGGTGCTGGAGAAGTTTAAACTGAAGAGATACAACACATCAGAGAAAGGTTATCAGAGGTTAATGCCGGTAGTGAAAACCTGCAAGAGAGCact ACTGGATGGCTGTAAACTCACATATAAATCCTGTGAGACTCTGGTCTCAATTCACCAGACACCAAACTGCCCTCTGAGAGAACTGGACCTCAGCTACAATGACCTGGAAGACagaggagtgaagctgctctgtGTTGGACTAACCAATCCACTCTGCAACATACAGACACTAGT actAGCCGGCTGTAACCTCACATATGAATCTTGTGAGACTCTGGCCTCAGCTCTGCAGACACCAAACTCCCCCGTAAGAGAACTGGACCTCAGCTACAATGACCtgggagacagaggagtggagCTGCTCTGTGTTGGACTAACCAGTCCACTCTGCAACATACAGACACTAGT TCTAGGTCAGTGTGGTCTGACAGAGGGTTGCTGTTCAGATCTGGCCTCAGTCCTGAGTTCACCCAACTCACAACTGAAACAACTGGAGCTGAGAGACAATGACCTGCAGGACTCAGGAGTTACACTGCTGTCTGCTGGACTAAAGGATCCAGACTATAAACTACACACACTGGG gctgtctggctgtctggtcaCAGAGGAGGGCTGTGCTGCTCTGtcttcagctctgaggtcaaacccctcccACCTGaaagagctggacctgagctacaatcacccaggagactctGCAGGGGAACTGCTTTCAGCTGCTCTGGTGGATCCCACATATAAACTGATGAAGCTGAA TGTGGATCATGGTGGAGAGTGCAGGCTGAAATCAGGGCTGAGGAAAT ATGCTTGTCATCTCACCCTGGACCCAAATACAGTAAACCCACACCTGATACTCtctgaggggaacaggaaggTGACATGGGTGTTGGAGAAGCAACATTATGAAGACCATCCAGACAGATTTGATTGTCTTTTCCAAGTTCTCTGCAGAGAAGGCTTATCTGGAGGTCGTTATTACTGGGTGGTGGAGATGGACGGTGACCAGATTTACATTGGTGTGGTGTACAAAGGAatgaagaggaggggagatgaggatgaCAGTTGGATTGGACTCAATAGGAAGTCCTGGTGTTTATTCTGCTCTGATAGCGGTTATGACTTTTACCATCCCGGAGTCAGTGTCAGAAGATCCATCTCTGATCCAGTTCCTAACAGAGTtggagtgtatctggactggtCAGCTGGTACTTTGTCCTTCTATAGTGTGTCCTCCTCTGGTACACTGACACACCTttacacagaacacaccagatTCACTGAACCCCTCTATCCTGGGTTTGGGTTTGAGGTTTCCTCCTCCTCAGTCACTCTGTGTCAGATAGACGATCGACACAATCAAAGGTGA